A stretch of the Clostridiales bacterium genome encodes the following:
- a CDS encoding isoleucine--tRNA ligase, whose translation MYHKVATDMNFVAREKQVTEMWKEKDIVRKSFHHRDGNEHFTFFDGPPTANGKPHIGHVETRAIKDLIPRYQTMKGKSVLRKAGWDTHGLPVELEVEKALGLDGKPQIEQYGIEPFISECKKSVWKYLHEWEKMSDQVAYWVDMEHPYITYENNYIESEWWSLKQIHEKGLLYQGHKIVPYCPRCGTALSSHEVAQGYKNVKETSAFVRFAVKGEENTYLLAWTTTPWTLPSNLALCVNPRDTYVKFTAPDGKKYIMAKALTEKVFEGQELAFESECTGTDLKGMEYEPLFPYAGDIKGAWIVLCDDYVTMEDGTGIVHIAPAFGEDDNRVCRENNMPFVNLVDTQGKFVEGTPWAGMFVKDADPVILKDLKEKDLLFAAVPFAHDYPFCWRCDTPLLYYARPTWFIKMTALRDNLVRNNRTVNWLPDNIKDGRMGNFLENVIDWGLSRERYWGTPLPVWKCEEGHMHVIGSIRELREMAVTDPGPDIELHRPFIDAVTIRCPECGREMHRVKEVIDCWYDSGSMPFAQWHYPFENKEMFESNFPADFISEAIDQTRGWFYTLEAISTLLFDRAPFRNCIVMGHTQDAEGRKMSKHLGNVVNPFDVLDKFGADAVRWYYYTTSAPWLPKRFSEEAVQEGQRKFLATLQNTYAFFAMYAQIDGFDPLAHPLEKTELTLMDRWILSKLNTLIARVDDDLANYRITESANKLEEFVDELSNWYVRRGRERFWGKGMAGDKEAAFATLYHVLVTFAKLSAPFIPFLSEEIYQNLVVNNVPGAPESVHLCDFPVSDKAAVNPDIEEQMDALVEAIQLGRVCRNTANLKVRQPVQKLYVKGAKFEKAYQELCEDELNVKEVIFTDDARAFTTYQLKPQMRTLGPKYGKLLGKIGQYLAQMDGNDAVDAFNRGEEVSFMIDDTEVKLGKDDVLTTPMNKPGFIAAEDRGVTVVLDTNLSDALIREGYAREVISKVQTMRKDTGFEVTDRISLYYECDDELAAALEEYRDMIGRTTLATSITRGKAPEGAAGQQWDINGKKAVLAVQKA comes from the coding sequence ATGTATCACAAGGTTGCGACAGACATGAACTTTGTAGCCCGGGAAAAGCAGGTTACTGAAATGTGGAAGGAGAAGGACATCGTCCGCAAGTCCTTCCATCACCGGGACGGAAACGAGCATTTTACATTCTTTGACGGTCCGCCGACCGCCAACGGCAAGCCGCATATCGGCCACGTGGAAACCCGGGCCATCAAGGACCTGATCCCGCGGTACCAGACCATGAAGGGAAAGAGCGTTCTGCGCAAGGCCGGATGGGATACCCACGGCCTGCCGGTGGAGCTGGAGGTCGAAAAGGCGCTGGGTCTGGACGGCAAGCCCCAGATCGAGCAGTACGGTATCGAGCCGTTCATCAGCGAATGCAAGAAGAGCGTGTGGAAATACCTGCACGAGTGGGAAAAAATGTCCGACCAGGTTGCCTACTGGGTGGACATGGAGCATCCCTATATCACCTATGAAAACAACTATATCGAGAGCGAGTGGTGGAGCCTGAAGCAGATCCATGAAAAGGGACTGCTGTACCAGGGACACAAGATCGTGCCCTACTGCCCGCGCTGCGGAACCGCCCTGTCCAGCCACGAAGTGGCCCAGGGCTACAAGAACGTGAAGGAAACCTCCGCGTTTGTCCGCTTTGCCGTGAAGGGCGAGGAAAACACCTACCTGCTGGCCTGGACCACCACCCCGTGGACCCTGCCGAGCAACCTGGCGCTGTGCGTAAACCCGCGGGACACCTACGTGAAGTTCACCGCGCCGGACGGAAAGAAATACATCATGGCCAAAGCCCTGACCGAAAAGGTATTCGAGGGACAGGAACTGGCCTTTGAATCCGAGTGCACCGGCACCGATCTGAAGGGGATGGAATACGAACCCCTGTTCCCCTATGCCGGGGATATCAAGGGCGCCTGGATTGTGCTGTGCGATGACTACGTCACCATGGAAGACGGTACCGGCATCGTACATATCGCTCCCGCCTTCGGTGAGGATGACAACCGGGTCTGCCGGGAGAACAACATGCCCTTCGTCAACCTGGTGGATACCCAGGGCAAGTTTGTGGAAGGAACCCCGTGGGCCGGCATGTTTGTGAAGGACGCGGACCCCGTGATCCTGAAAGATCTGAAAGAAAAGGACCTGCTGTTTGCAGCGGTGCCCTTTGCTCATGACTATCCTTTCTGCTGGCGCTGCGACACGCCCCTGCTGTACTACGCCCGTCCCACCTGGTTCATCAAGATGACCGCACTGCGGGACAACCTGGTGCGCAACAACCGGACTGTGAACTGGCTGCCGGACAACATCAAGGACGGCCGGATGGGCAACTTCCTGGAGAACGTGATCGACTGGGGCCTCAGCCGGGAACGCTACTGGGGCACGCCCCTGCCGGTATGGAAGTGCGAGGAAGGCCACATGCACGTAATCGGTTCCATCAGGGAACTGCGGGAAATGGCTGTTACCGATCCCGGCCCGGATATCGAGCTGCACCGTCCCTTCATCGACGCGGTGACCATCCGCTGCCCTGAATGCGGCAGGGAAATGCACCGGGTGAAGGAGGTTATCGACTGCTGGTACGACTCCGGCAGCATGCCCTTCGCGCAGTGGCACTATCCCTTTGAAAACAAGGAGATGTTCGAGAGCAACTTCCCCGCGGATTTCATCTCCGAAGCCATCGACCAGACCCGCGGATGGTTCTACACCCTGGAAGCGATCTCCACCCTGCTGTTTGACCGGGCTCCCTTCCGGAACTGTATCGTCATGGGCCACACGCAGGATGCCGAGGGCCGCAAGATGTCCAAGCACCTGGGGAATGTGGTGAATCCCTTTGACGTGCTGGATAAATTCGGCGCGGACGCGGTGCGCTGGTATTACTACACCACTTCTGCACCGTGGCTGCCCAAGCGTTTCAGCGAGGAGGCCGTGCAGGAAGGACAGCGGAAATTCCTGGCAACGCTGCAGAATACCTACGCCTTCTTTGCCATGTATGCCCAGATCGACGGGTTTGACCCGCTGGCGCATCCGCTGGAAAAGACCGAGCTGACGTTGATGGACCGCTGGATCCTGAGCAAGCTGAATACCCTGATCGCCCGTGTGGACGATGACCTGGCGAACTACCGGATTACGGAAAGCGCCAACAAACTGGAAGAATTCGTGGACGAACTGAGCAACTGGTATGTGCGCCGGGGCCGTGAACGGTTCTGGGGCAAGGGAATGGCCGGCGACAAGGAAGCCGCTTTCGCCACACTGTACCACGTGCTGGTGACCTTCGCGAAGCTGAGCGCGCCGTTTATCCCGTTCCTGTCAGAAGAGATCTACCAGAACCTGGTGGTGAACAACGTGCCCGGCGCACCGGAGAGCGTGCATCTGTGCGATTTCCCGGTGAGCGACAAAGCCGCGGTGAACCCGGATATCGAAGAGCAGATGGACGCCCTGGTGGAAGCCATCCAGCTGGGCCGTGTCTGCCGCAACACCGCGAACCTGAAGGTGCGCCAGCCCGTGCAGAAGCTGTATGTGAAGGGCGCGAAGTTTGAGAAGGCCTACCAGGAGCTGTGCGAGGACGAGCTGAACGTGAAGGAAGTGATCTTCACCGATGACGCACGCGCCTTCACCACCTACCAGCTAAAGCCGCAGATGCGGACGCTTGGACCGAAGTACGGCAAGCTGCTGGGCAAAATCGGCCAGTACCTGGCGCAGATGGACGGCAACGACGCGGTGGACGCCTTCAACCGGGGAGAGGAAGTCTCCTTCATGATCGATGATACCGAAGTGAAGCTGGGCAAGGACGACGTGCTGACCACGCCCATGAACAAGCCCGGCTTCATCGCGGCGGAAGACCGCGGCGTGACCGTGGTGCTGGATACGAACCTGAGCGACGCGCTGATCCGGGAAGGTTATGCCCGTGAGGTCATTTCGAAGGTGCAGACCATGCGCAAGGACACCGGGTTCGAAGTGACGGACCGCATCAGCCTGTACTATGAATGCGACGACGAACTGGCTGCCGCGCTGGAAGAGTACCGGGACATGATCGGACGGACCACCCTGGCCACTTCCATCACACGCGGAAAGGCGCCGGAAGGCGCTGCCGGGCAGCAGTGGGATATCAACGGCAAGAAGGCCGTGCTGGCGGTGCAGAAGGCATAA
- a CDS encoding ABC transporter ATP-binding protein/permease — MLTLRGITKDYAAGNTRVEALRGIDLEFGESEFAAILGPSGCGKTTLLNIIGGLDRYTTGDLLINGRSTKQFREKDWDVYRNHSIGFVFQSYNLIPHQTVLANVELALTLAGVSREERRRRATEVLERVGLGDQLKKRPNEMSGGQMQRVAIARALVNDPDILLADEPTGALDSETSLQVMDILREIARDKLVIMVTHNPDLAEKYATRTIRLLDGKVISDTGGGKTDSMEKPEPGERKQKTSMSFRTALGLSLNNLLTKKGRTLLTAFAGSIGIIGIALIMSLSNGVNNYIDRVQRDALSSYPIEIDLQTVDMSDTMASLMDIRKDAREHEDGKVYSGSRMTQLMSAWMSGIATNDLKSLKAFIDDPGNGIQELVSGIEYEYDTPLTIYRTDDPEHIMQVNPSTAMSATGMMDMVNASAATGFQDTMMNASMRRMNVFDALLDNPELLKAQYDILAGRMPEKMDEVVLIVNSRNELSDYTLYSLGLKDQAELRGQFNELMQGNAIESEEKEYTYDELMAMRFRLMVNTDYFERDGSGWADRRDDAGYIARKLEEALEIRVVGIIRPSGDAVATSATGAIGYRPELMKYLLAQVAQSEIVREQQEKPNIDVFTGMPFAGGMDEILAMLDEMETDEFLAKLEEMGLISADTIPAAYRKMLNKDMIRRLMAQSGAAGVEGSAGKNLKTLGVSDADSPSAIYIYPRDFEAKERVTEIIDRYNAEAADEQIIRYTDYVGLLMSSVTTIINAISYVLIAFVAISLVVSSIMIGIITYISVLERTKEIGILRSIGASRKDISRVFNAETLIIGFTAGAIGIGVTLLLVLLVNIILQGVTGITGIAQLPPAGAVILVLISMALTLIAGIIPSRIAARKDPVVALRSE, encoded by the coding sequence ATGCTGACTTTACGGGGAATTACAAAGGATTACGCAGCAGGAAACACCCGGGTGGAAGCCCTGCGCGGTATTGATCTGGAATTCGGGGAAAGTGAGTTTGCTGCCATTCTCGGTCCGTCCGGATGCGGGAAGACCACCTTGCTGAATATCATCGGCGGACTGGACCGGTATACGACGGGCGACCTGCTGATCAACGGCCGGAGCACGAAGCAGTTCAGGGAAAAGGACTGGGATGTATACCGGAATCATTCGATCGGATTTGTGTTCCAGAGCTACAACCTGATTCCGCACCAGACGGTTCTGGCCAACGTGGAATTGGCGCTGACGCTAGCCGGCGTGAGCCGGGAGGAACGGCGGAGGCGCGCGACGGAAGTGCTGGAACGGGTCGGACTGGGAGACCAGCTGAAGAAACGCCCCAACGAGATGAGCGGCGGCCAGATGCAGCGGGTGGCAATTGCCCGGGCACTGGTGAACGACCCGGATATCCTGCTGGCGGATGAACCGACCGGCGCGCTGGACAGCGAAACCAGCCTGCAGGTGATGGACATCCTGCGGGAGATCGCCCGGGACAAGCTGGTGATTATGGTCACCCATAACCCGGACCTGGCGGAAAAATACGCGACCCGCACGATCCGGCTGCTGGACGGGAAAGTGATAAGCGATACCGGCGGCGGGAAGACGGACAGTATGGAGAAGCCGGAACCCGGGGAGCGGAAACAGAAAACGTCCATGAGCTTCCGGACAGCACTGGGACTGAGCCTGAACAACCTGCTGACCAAGAAGGGACGGACCCTCCTGACGGCATTTGCCGGATCCATCGGGATTATCGGCATCGCACTGATCATGAGCCTGTCGAACGGGGTGAATAATTATATCGACCGGGTGCAGCGGGATGCGCTGTCCTCGTATCCGATTGAGATTGACCTGCAGACGGTGGACATGTCGGACACGATGGCGTCGCTGATGGATATCCGGAAGGACGCCCGGGAGCATGAAGACGGGAAGGTGTACTCCGGCAGCCGGATGACCCAGCTGATGAGCGCGTGGATGAGCGGGATCGCGACCAATGACCTGAAAAGCCTGAAAGCGTTCATCGATGATCCCGGGAACGGGATCCAGGAGCTGGTATCCGGAATTGAGTACGAGTATGATACCCCGCTGACGATTTACCGGACGGATGATCCGGAACACATCATGCAGGTGAATCCTTCCACGGCGATGAGCGCAACCGGCATGATGGATATGGTGAACGCATCCGCCGCAACGGGATTCCAGGACACGATGATGAACGCGTCCATGCGGCGTATGAACGTATTTGACGCACTGCTGGACAATCCGGAACTGCTGAAGGCCCAGTATGACATTCTGGCAGGCCGGATGCCGGAAAAGATGGATGAAGTGGTGCTGATCGTGAACAGCCGGAATGAGCTGAGCGACTACACGCTGTATTCCCTGGGACTGAAGGACCAGGCGGAACTGCGGGGCCAGTTCAACGAGCTGATGCAGGGAAACGCCATCGAAAGCGAGGAAAAGGAATATACCTATGACGAGCTGATGGCGATGCGGTTCAGGCTGATGGTAAACACGGATTACTTTGAACGTGACGGCAGCGGATGGGCAGACCGGCGGGACGACGCCGGCTACATTGCACGGAAGCTGGAAGAAGCCCTGGAAATCCGGGTGGTCGGGATCATCCGCCCGTCCGGGGACGCGGTGGCGACCTCAGCAACCGGGGCAATCGGATACCGGCCGGAGCTGATGAAATACCTGCTCGCACAGGTCGCGCAGAGCGAGATTGTGCGGGAACAGCAGGAAAAGCCGAACATCGACGTTTTTACGGGAATGCCGTTTGCCGGCGGGATGGATGAAATCCTGGCAATGCTGGATGAAATGGAAACGGATGAGTTCCTGGCAAAGCTGGAAGAAATGGGACTGATCAGCGCGGACACGATTCCGGCCGCCTACCGGAAAATGCTGAACAAGGATATGATCCGCCGGCTGATGGCCCAGAGCGGGGCTGCCGGTGTGGAAGGCTCCGCCGGGAAGAACCTGAAGACGCTGGGCGTCAGCGACGCGGACAGCCCGAGCGCGATCTACATCTACCCGCGGGATTTTGAAGCCAAGGAGCGGGTGACGGAGATCATCGACCGGTACAACGCGGAGGCAGCGGACGAGCAGATAATCCGGTATACGGACTACGTCGGGCTGCTGATGTCGTCCGTAACCACGATTATCAACGCGATCAGCTATGTGCTGATTGCCTTTGTGGCGATCAGCCTGGTGGTATCTTCGATCATGATCGGGATTATCACCTACATCAGCGTGCTGGAGCGGACCAAGGAGATCGGTATCCTGCGGTCTATCGGCGCGTCCCGGAAGGATATCTCCCGGGTATTCAACGCTGAAACGCTGATTATCGGCTTTACGGCCGGGGCAATCGGCATCGGTGTGACACTGCTGCTGGTGCTGCTGGTGAACATCATCCTGCAGGGTGTGACGGGCATTACCGGAATCGCGCAGCTGCCTCCGGCAGGCGCGGTGATCCTGGTGCTGATATCGATGGCGCTGACACTGATCGCCGGGATTATCCCGTCGCGGATCGCGGCAAGGAAGGATCCGGTGGTGGCACTCCGAAGCGAGTGA
- a CDS encoding carbohydrate kinase family protein — protein sequence MEYPEEKISVFGPVNVDVTTRPVDFGKLHTGSLPMEDIRIAYGGDALNEAVVLRRLGAHVELISSVGQDETGDRLVRFLEKEGISGAGINRAADAPTSVNIVLVDPQGERYFLTDPHGSMRRIRREDYLPFLASAGDIICFPGMFVSREMDIPAMEAVVAEARKKPGRILCADMTKAKNGEKLEDLRGILPMIDYIFPNEAEAELLTGEADARKNARLFTEAGVGCAVIKRGARGCVIATRDELLELPAYPVSRAVDTTGAGDAFAAGFVYGLSRRMTPADCGLFACAAASCIVETAGANQGIRSADEPIARYTELKKQVCGK from the coding sequence ATGGAATATCCGGAGGAAAAGATTTCCGTTTTCGGGCCGGTCAACGTGGATGTGACGACCCGCCCGGTGGATTTCGGAAAGCTGCATACCGGCTCCCTGCCGATGGAGGATATCCGCATTGCGTACGGCGGGGACGCACTGAACGAAGCGGTCGTGCTGCGCAGGCTCGGGGCGCATGTGGAACTGATATCCAGCGTCGGGCAGGATGAAACGGGAGACCGACTGGTTCGTTTCCTGGAAAAGGAAGGCATTTCCGGTGCCGGAATCAACCGCGCGGCGGATGCGCCGACGAGCGTGAACATCGTGCTGGTTGACCCGCAGGGAGAACGGTATTTCCTGACGGATCCGCACGGAAGCATGCGGCGGATCCGCCGGGAGGATTACCTGCCGTTCCTGGCGTCCGCCGGTGATATCATATGTTTTCCGGGAATGTTTGTATCCCGGGAGATGGACATTCCGGCGATGGAAGCGGTTGTCGCGGAAGCGCGGAAGAAGCCGGGAAGGATCCTGTGCGCCGACATGACGAAGGCCAAGAACGGGGAAAAACTGGAGGACCTCCGCGGCATCCTGCCCATGATCGATTATATTTTCCCGAATGAGGCGGAGGCAGAACTGCTGACCGGCGAGGCGGACGCACGGAAAAACGCACGGCTGTTTACGGAGGCCGGCGTGGGATGCGCGGTGATCAAGCGCGGCGCGCGGGGGTGTGTGATTGCCACCCGGGATGAGCTGCTGGAGCTGCCGGCATATCCCGTATCCCGGGCGGTGGATACCACCGGGGCCGGGGACGCGTTTGCCGCCGGTTTTGTGTACGGGCTGAGCCGGAGAATGACGCCGGCAGACTGCGGGCTGTTTGCCTGCGCGGCGGCCTCCTGCATTGTGGAAACTGCGGGGGCAAACCAGGGAATCCGGTCCGCGGATGAACCCATAGCCCGGTACACGGAGCTGAAGAAACAGGTTTGCGGAAAATGA
- a CDS encoding GGDEF domain-containing protein, with the protein MGAIRDRLSGAARHGIRLSRVNIVLLAVTVIGSIGIIIATNRLNSAYQQLIEETGKYINTQQDAGMIEEFSGSMLSESRSFLQTGDPAHVMAFYSQMDVIRRQLDGSGAAGAQGTAASDRYLEEAVEAFRTLAEQDAYAMRLKAETLPVSLGSYPAEFAGTEIRPEDAILDAEQKLAKAQEILDRTDYSAIRSRLSDRVDASHRAASETVQQQMGVTTARIRQELLLLRTFGVIFLVIAVLAMLSNLLLIILPINRSVSNLDNREEIPEQGSFEMRNLARVYNEVLRDSTEKQEELEYSATHDALTGVYNRAAFDREYDRCRNDRIGIAIVDVDGFKHYNDVYGHDVGDRVLRRVTETIGSKFRKEDHISRIGGDEFVIIMKNTGSAQSEDIKLKIDEINEELVKERRKGMPPISVSVGAAFWDRENPGPDILKDADKALLQMKQNGKLGCRIYGE; encoded by the coding sequence GTGGGAGCCATTCGGGACAGGCTGTCCGGTGCGGCCCGGCACGGCATCAGGCTGAGCCGGGTGAATATCGTGCTGCTTGCGGTGACCGTGATCGGTTCGATCGGCATAATCATTGCCACGAACCGGCTGAATTCCGCGTACCAGCAGCTGATCGAAGAGACGGGAAAGTACATCAACACCCAGCAGGACGCCGGGATGATTGAGGAGTTTTCCGGCAGCATGCTGAGCGAGAGCCGCAGCTTCCTGCAGACGGGGGACCCCGCCCATGTGATGGCCTTCTACAGCCAGATGGACGTGATCCGCCGGCAGCTTGACGGCAGCGGAGCGGCGGGAGCCCAAGGCACCGCTGCTTCGGACCGGTACCTGGAGGAAGCGGTGGAAGCTTTCCGGACACTGGCGGAGCAGGACGCCTACGCCATGCGCCTGAAGGCGGAAACGCTGCCGGTGAGCCTGGGTTCCTACCCGGCGGAATTTGCCGGAACGGAAATCCGCCCGGAAGACGCTATACTGGACGCGGAACAGAAGCTTGCAAAGGCGCAGGAGATCCTGGACCGGACGGATTACAGCGCAATCCGGAGCCGGCTGTCCGACCGCGTGGATGCCAGCCACCGGGCCGCTTCCGAAACGGTTCAGCAGCAGATGGGCGTGACCACCGCCCGGATACGGCAGGAACTGCTGCTGCTCCGGACATTCGGGGTGATTTTCCTGGTGATCGCGGTGCTGGCGATGCTGTCCAACCTGCTGTTGATTATCCTGCCGATCAACCGGAGCGTGAGCAACCTGGACAACCGGGAAGAGATTCCGGAGCAGGGAAGCTTTGAGATGCGCAACCTTGCCCGGGTTTATAACGAGGTACTGCGGGACAGTACGGAAAAGCAGGAGGAGCTGGAATACTCGGCGACCCATGACGCGCTGACCGGCGTATACAACCGGGCAGCGTTCGACAGGGAGTATGACCGGTGCCGGAATGACCGGATCGGCATTGCAATTGTCGACGTGGACGGCTTCAAGCACTACAACGACGTATACGGCCATGACGTGGGCGACCGTGTGCTTCGCCGCGTGACGGAAACCATCGGGTCCAAATTCCGGAAGGAAGACCATATCAGCCGGATCGGCGGGGACGAATTCGTGATTATCATGAAGAACACCGGAAGTGCCCAGTCCGAGGATATCAAGCTGAAAATTGATGAAATCAACGAGGAACTGGTGAAGGAGCGGCGGAAGGGAATGCCGCCGATCTCCGTGAGCGTCGGCGCCGCGTTCTGGGACCGGGAAAACCCGGGACCGGACATCCTGAAGGACGCGGACAAAGCCCTGCTGCAGATGAAACAGAACGGCAAGCTGGGCTGCCGGATATACGGGGAATAA
- a CDS encoding ABC transporter ATP-binding protein, translating into MSEQKRRPQRQPSQNMGGGPRGPRAMGPRQPINKESLKRLMGYVKPYWPRLLVVMCCIILNAVATAAAATFLGTIIDDHITPMLASGSQDFSPLLAAILRMAALYLLAIAAVYVQARIMAVVSQSVLRKVRDEMFDHMQTLPIRYFDTHTHGEVMSHYTNDTDTLRQMVSQVLPQSISSIITLVVVLISMLRCSVWLTILIIIGTMVMLKVTMKIGSGSAKYFVKQQTSLASLNGYIEEMVNGQKVVKVFNHEPEAKEEFDELNDELTENATEANKLGNILGPVNNNMGHLLYVVLAIAGGAMAIAGMGNLSLAGMGTLTLGNIAAFLTLSRNFMQPINQMAQQINFIAMAVAGAGRIFALMDEAPEADAGYVHLVNAREVDGELVETEEHTGLWAWKHPHSADGSVTYTRLSGDVVMEHVDFAYEPEKPVLHDITLYARPGQKVAFVGATGAGKTTITNLINRFYDIADGKIRYDGININKICKNDLRRSLGVVLQDVNLFTGTVMDNIRYGKLDATDEECIAAAKLANADDFITRLPDGYNTVLKGDGSGLSQGQRQLISIARAAVADPPVMILDEATSSIDTRTEALVQRGMDRLMQGRTVFVIAHRLSTVQNSDVIMVLDHGRIIERGSHDQLIAEKGQYYQLYTGAFELE; encoded by the coding sequence ATGAGTGAGCAGAAAAGGCGCCCGCAGAGGCAGCCGTCCCAGAACATGGGCGGCGGTCCCCGGGGACCGCGGGCAATGGGTCCCCGCCAGCCGATCAACAAGGAATCCCTGAAGCGCCTGATGGGATACGTGAAGCCGTACTGGCCCCGCCTGCTGGTGGTGATGTGCTGCATCATCCTCAACGCGGTGGCTACCGCCGCAGCGGCTACTTTCCTCGGAACCATCATCGATGACCATATCACCCCGATGCTGGCATCCGGCAGCCAGGATTTCAGCCCCCTGCTTGCGGCAATCCTGAGAATGGCGGCGCTGTACCTGCTGGCCATTGCGGCCGTCTATGTGCAGGCCCGGATTATGGCGGTTGTCAGCCAGAGTGTACTGCGCAAGGTGCGGGATGAAATGTTCGACCATATGCAGACACTGCCGATCCGGTACTTTGACACGCATACCCACGGCGAGGTCATGAGCCATTACACGAACGATACCGATACGCTCCGGCAGATGGTGAGCCAGGTGCTCCCCCAGAGCATTTCATCCATCATCACGCTGGTGGTGGTGCTGATCTCGATGCTGCGCTGCAGCGTGTGGCTGACGATCCTGATCATCATCGGAACGATGGTGATGCTGAAGGTCACGATGAAGATCGGATCCGGAAGCGCCAAGTATTTTGTGAAGCAGCAGACATCGCTGGCTTCCCTGAACGGCTATATTGAGGAAATGGTGAATGGCCAGAAGGTCGTGAAGGTATTCAACCATGAGCCGGAAGCCAAGGAAGAGTTTGATGAGCTGAACGATGAGCTGACCGAAAACGCCACCGAGGCGAATAAGCTGGGCAACATCCTCGGCCCGGTGAACAACAACATGGGCCACCTGCTGTATGTGGTGCTCGCGATCGCGGGCGGCGCGATGGCGATTGCCGGCATGGGCAACCTGAGCCTGGCCGGCATGGGCACCCTGACGCTGGGCAATATCGCGGCGTTCCTGACCCTGAGCCGGAACTTCATGCAGCCGATCAACCAGATGGCACAGCAGATCAACTTCATCGCTATGGCCGTGGCAGGCGCGGGCCGGATCTTCGCCCTGATGGATGAGGCACCGGAAGCGGACGCGGGCTATGTGCATCTGGTGAACGCGCGCGAGGTGGACGGCGAACTGGTTGAGACGGAGGAACACACCGGACTGTGGGCATGGAAGCATCCCCACAGCGCCGACGGCTCCGTGACCTATACCCGGCTGAGCGGCGACGTGGTGATGGAACATGTGGATTTTGCCTATGAACCGGAGAAACCCGTACTGCATGATATTACGCTGTATGCGCGGCCCGGGCAGAAGGTGGCGTTTGTCGGCGCAACCGGCGCGGGCAAGACAACCATCACCAACCTGATCAACCGGTTCTACGACATTGCGGACGGCAAGATCCGCTATGACGGGATCAACATCAACAAGATCTGCAAGAATGACCTGCGGCGGAGCCTGGGTGTGGTGCTGCAGGATGTGAACCTGTTTACCGGCACCGTGATGGACAACATCCGCTACGGCAAGCTGGATGCCACGGACGAGGAGTGCATTGCCGCGGCAAAGCTGGCGAACGCGGATGACTTTATCACCCGCCTTCCGGACGGCTACAACACCGTGCTCAAGGGAGACGGAAGCGGACTGAGCCAGGGACAGCGCCAGCTGATTTCCATCGCCCGGGCGGCCGTGGCGGATCCGCCGGTGATGATCCTGGATGAAGCAACTTCCTCCATCGATACCCGGACAGAAGCGCTCGTGCAGCGCGGCATGGACCGGCTGATGCAGGGACGGACGGTATTTGTGATTGCCCACCGCCTTTCCACCGTACAGAACAGCGACGTGATTATGGTGCTGGACCATGGCCGGATTATCGAGCGGGGCAGCCATGACCAGCTGATTGCCGAGAAGGGGCAGTATTACCAGCTCTATACCGGCGCGTTTGAACTGGAGTAA